In Hydra vulgaris chromosome 06, alternate assembly HydraT2T_AEP, a genomic segment contains:
- the LOC124814443 gene encoding uncharacterized protein LOC124814443 isoform X2, with amino-acid sequence MTIESGSTRDSTHDSTHDSNNFSKPSLLIASSQPVRKISRDSLSSENSNSSGCERKPASFTQIQDLYSALHDLVKSNVRSNVIDGSDNTSSIPIIVMETNVTSETSFQESLSKIEENNYVISLNPSLKDIKNQESLNIIYPENTNSQSKSLHKRGYSLGTLGDLNEKKLTKSQSKSPLLQRKLSHGILRREKPIFRTSSKSKQNKYTEVSSITECSKKESRRNWNFKWRFRSKSSLSDPDQDHCSHDLNRDQNENDQTFQPKDIRRFSDGSISDFLPDFKSEKMTSKKFRRKQSLDVCNLRSVELEKIDNLITSLSSTKEVEVNITDTPNFYKSPSEELNKLESWFEMAAAEALKHSDNDELNNFGLKRKISSHSSSSNQSLQFDTKNENLKVGSYLGIVRSTPNLSTGSKTTNVFTADSKSQDEENELFTNIKFSASNGNLVSSTPNNNFLTSTPQSSLIADTSNNNLLTNFPNSKIIAVTPRRKVIRSQITFEEESLHFPKSPLFYVPYENSKSVNHQKEYPKNNENNFQFSRITDSESDDNHFHKIQSNTNKDKLTNSSLDLNL; translated from the coding sequence ATGACGATTGAGTCCGGCTCTACACGCGACTCTACACACGACTCTACACatgattcaaataatttttctaaaccGTCGCTTCTTATCGCGTCATCTCAGCCAGTGCGTAAAATTAGTAGAGATTCGCTAAGTTCCGAAAATAGTAATTCAAGTGGTTGCGAAAGAAAGCCAGCATCTTTCACTCAGATTCAAGATTTGTATAGTGCCCTTCATGATCTCGTGAAAAGTAATGTTAGATCAAATGTAATAGACGGCAGCGACAACACTTCTTCAATACCTATAATTGTTATGGAAACAAATGTAACTTCAGAAACTTCGTTTCAAGAAAGTTTAAGCAAAATTGAAGAAAACAATTATGTGATAAGTTTAAACCCATCTTTGAAAGACATTAAAAATCAAGAGTCTTTAAATATCATATACCCTGAAAACACTAATTCCCAATCAAAATCTCTACACAAGAGAGGATATTCATTAGGAACATTAGgagatttaaatgaaaaaaaacttacaaaaagtCAAAGTAAGTCCCCATTGTTGCAAAGAAAGCTGTCACACGGTATATTACGACGAGAGAAACCAATTTTTAGAACATCTTCTAAATCGAAACAAAACAAGTATACGGAAGTATCTTCTATAACAGAATGTTCTAAAAAAGAATCTAGAAGAAATTGGAATTTTAAATGGAGATTTCGATCTAAGAGTAGTTTAAGTGATCCTGATCAAGATCATTGTTCTCATGATCTAAATCGTGATCAGAATGAGAATGATCAGACGTTTCAACCAAAAGATATAAGAAGGTTCTCCGACGGAAGCATTAGTGATTTTTTACCTGATTTTAAGTCAGAAAAAATGACTTCAAAAAAGTTTAGGCGGAAGCAATCGTTAGATGTTTGCAATCTGCGCTCTGTAGAGCTAGAAAAAATTGACaatcttataacatctttatcTTCAACAAAAGAGGTGGAAGTAAATATTACAGACAcacctaatttttataaatctcctTCAGAAGAGTTAAATAAACTAGAATCTTGGTTTGAAATGGCTGCCGCAGAAGCTTTAAAACATTCTGACAACGACGAACTCAATAACTttggtttaaaaagaaaaattagctCACATAGTAGTTCTTCAAATCAAAGTTTACAATTTGatactaaaaatgaaaatttaaaagttggaTCATATCTTGGTATTGTTCGAAGTACTCCAAACTTATCAACAGGTTCAAAAACAACTAACGTTTTTACAGCCGATTCGAAATCTCAAGATGAAGAAAAcgaattatttacaaacattaaatTTAGCGCATCAAATGGGAACCTTGTATCTAGTACGcctaataataactttttaactagTACGCCTCAAAGTAGTTTAATAGCGGATACATCAAACAATAACCTGTTAACTAATTTTcctaatagtaaaataatagcTGTTACTCCTAGAAGGAAAGTGATTCGTTCGCAAATAACGTTTGAAGAAGAGTCGTTACACTTTCCTAAATCTCCATTGTTCTATGTTCCTTATGAAAATTCCAAATCTGTCAATCACCAAAAAGAATATccaaaaaacaatgaaaacaattttcaattttctcgCATAACTGACTCCGAAAGTGATGACAATCACTTTCACAAGATCCAGTCAAACACAAATAAAGATAAGCTAACAAATAGTTCATTGGATCTAAATCTATAG